In the genome of Hyphobacterium sp. CCMP332, one region contains:
- a CDS encoding CTP synthase, translating to MAAVKFIFVTGGVTSSLGKGIIAASLAKLLQARGFKVTIQKFDPYINIDPGTMNPYEHGECYVTEDGAETDLDLGHYERFLNTPTSQANNVTTGRIYNTVISQERQGVYLGKTVQVIPHITDEIKRNFNLLAEKHDYDIIITEIGGCVGDIESLPFIEALRQFKFDQGPSNCAVIHLTLIPFLKASGELKTKPTQHSVKTLLEAGIQPDILVCRSEMSLPMDIRKKIALFCNVPINSVIEAQDAESIYDVPIMMLKEHLDVRVMSRLGLKKNKKPEIETWKDFLGKLKNPTGEVSVAIVGKYVELHDAYKSIHESIIHAGAVNECKVNVKWISSEHITDQNKHRQLANLDGILVAPGFGERGIEGKIETVNYARTNGIPFFGVCLGMQCAVIEFARNVAGLKHAESSEVNEKAKDKVIDIMPDQKNIENKGGTMRLGAYVCNLKKDSLANKLYGKKKISERHRHRYEFNNAYKETFEKNGMIASGINPENNLVEVVEITDHPFFIGTQFHPEFKSTVLNPHPLFAGFIKAAIQYKNESN from the coding sequence ATGGCAGCGGTAAAATTTATTTTTGTAACAGGCGGAGTGACCTCCTCACTCGGTAAAGGTATCATCGCAGCTTCTTTGGCCAAACTATTACAGGCCAGGGGTTTCAAAGTTACCATCCAGAAATTCGATCCTTACATTAACATCGACCCCGGGACAATGAATCCTTATGAGCACGGTGAATGTTATGTGACCGAAGATGGCGCTGAAACTGATCTTGACTTAGGCCATTATGAGCGATTCTTAAATACACCTACTTCACAGGCCAATAATGTCACTACCGGAAGAATTTACAATACTGTTATTTCTCAGGAAAGACAGGGCGTATACCTGGGCAAAACCGTACAGGTGATTCCACATATTACTGATGAAATAAAAAGAAATTTTAATCTGCTGGCAGAAAAACACGATTACGATATTATCATCACTGAAATTGGTGGTTGTGTTGGAGATATTGAATCATTGCCATTCATTGAAGCATTGAGACAATTCAAATTTGATCAGGGGCCCTCCAATTGTGCCGTTATACATTTAACCCTTATCCCTTTTCTCAAAGCATCGGGCGAATTAAAAACAAAACCAACTCAGCATTCGGTCAAAACATTGCTGGAAGCAGGAATACAACCTGATATTTTGGTATGCCGCTCGGAGATGTCACTTCCAATGGACATCAGAAAAAAGATTGCGCTTTTCTGCAATGTCCCGATCAATTCGGTGATTGAAGCACAGGATGCGGAAAGTATTTACGATGTTCCCATCATGATGCTCAAGGAACATCTCGATGTTCGTGTAATGTCGAGGCTTGGATTAAAAAAGAATAAGAAACCGGAAATTGAAACATGGAAAGATTTTCTTGGTAAACTAAAGAATCCTACGGGCGAAGTAAGTGTAGCAATCGTTGGGAAATATGTGGAACTCCACGATGCCTATAAATCCATACACGAATCTATTATTCATGCAGGTGCGGTAAATGAATGCAAAGTCAATGTCAAATGGATTTCATCAGAGCACATTACAGACCAAAATAAACATCGTCAACTGGCAAATCTGGATGGGATTCTTGTAGCACCGGGATTTGGTGAAAGAGGTATTGAGGGTAAAATTGAAACCGTGAATTATGCCAGAACCAACGGCATCCCATTCTTTGGGGTTTGTCTTGGAATGCAATGCGCCGTAATCGAATTTGCTCGAAATGTAGCCGGATTAAAACATGCTGAATCATCCGAGGTTAATGAAAAAGCAAAGGATAAAGTCATTGATATAATGCCAGATCAGAAAAATATTGAAAATAAAGGTGGCACAATGCGATTGGGAGCCTATGTTTGCAATCTGAAAAAAGACAGCCTGGCTAATAAGCTTTATGGAAAGAAAAAAATATCTGAAAGACATAGACACCGTTATGAATTCAATAATGCTTATAAAGAAACGTTTGAAAAAAATGGAATGATAGCTTCAGGAATTAATCCGGAAAACAATCTGGTGGAAGTCGTAGAAATAACAGATCACCCATTTTTTATAGGCACGCAATTTCACCCGGAATTTAAAAGTACCGTCTTAAATCCTCACCCTTTATTTGCAGGTTTTATCAAAGCAGCTATACAATATAAAAACGAGAGTAATTAA
- a CDS encoding C40 family peptidase, with the protein MDKKGIAFLSAIPVRAKASDTSEMVSQILFGESYTIISEDDKWYKIKMEYDAYEGFIDKGQFQELDAENRKEFHIQKTFLITHNIKISIDGFGLLSLSPGSEVPLSWMNNDLKFMRSKGFDGYDPDQIIRDAQKFLGAPYLWGGRSIFGLDCSGFVQIVFKLSGIKLKRDASMQIESGEEINQYSDHKKGDLAFFANNKGKINHVGIISEKNRIIHSSSWVRESELNKNGIVNDNGEISHHLHSIRRLG; encoded by the coding sequence TTGGATAAAAAAGGTATAGCATTCTTATCGGCCATACCGGTAAGAGCAAAAGCATCGGATACATCCGAAATGGTAAGTCAGATTTTATTTGGCGAGTCTTACACTATCATAAGTGAAGATGACAAATGGTACAAGATTAAAATGGAATACGATGCCTATGAAGGTTTTATTGACAAAGGCCAATTCCAGGAGCTAGATGCCGAGAACAGAAAAGAATTTCACATTCAAAAAACATTTCTGATTACGCATAATATTAAAATCAGCATAGATGGATTTGGTCTCCTGAGTCTGAGCCCCGGCTCTGAAGTGCCCCTTTCCTGGATGAATAACGATTTAAAATTTATGCGATCCAAAGGTTTTGATGGTTATGATCCGGATCAAATCATACGCGATGCTCAAAAATTTTTAGGAGCACCTTATTTATGGGGTGGCCGTTCAATTTTCGGATTGGACTGTTCCGGATTCGTTCAAATTGTATTTAAACTAAGTGGAATCAAATTGAAAAGGGATGCTTCTATGCAAATTGAATCCGGAGAAGAAATAAATCAGTATTCCGATCATAAAAAGGGCGACCTGGCATTTTTTGCTAATAATAAAGGCAAAATAAATCATGTAGGTATCATTTCAGAAAAGAATAGGATCATCCATTCCAGTTCCTGGGTAAGGGAGAGTGAATTAAATAAGAACGGTATTGTGAATGATAATGGAGAAATATCACATCATTTGCATTCGATCAGACGACTCGGATAA
- the smpB gene encoding SsrA-binding protein SmpB, which translates to MQQNINIKNRKARYEFEILDTEVAGIVLTGSEIKSIRMGKASLQEGYCFIDKDEMWIKNMHIAEYTEASHANHEPTRKRKLLLKKKEIEKFQKKTEEKGLTIVPLRLFINSRGFAKMEIGLAKGKKIYDKRQDIKSKDMKREIERFG; encoded by the coding sequence ATTCAACAAAATATTAATATCAAAAACCGCAAGGCGCGATACGAATTTGAGATCCTCGATACTGAAGTAGCGGGAATAGTATTGACAGGCTCGGAAATTAAATCCATTCGCATGGGTAAAGCGAGTTTGCAGGAAGGATATTGTTTTATCGATAAAGATGAAATGTGGATTAAGAATATGCACATTGCCGAATATACGGAGGCCAGTCATGCCAATCACGAGCCAACCAGAAAAAGAAAACTCTTATTAAAGAAAAAAGAGATTGAGAAATTTCAGAAAAAAACCGAGGAAAAAGGACTGACCATTGTGCCTTTGCGCCTATTTATTAATTCCCGAGGCTTTGCAAAAATGGAAATAGGATTGGCTAAAGGGAAAAAGATATACGATAAACGTCAGGATATTAAGAGTAAGGACATGAAGAGAGAAATAGAGCGATTTGGATAA
- the yidC gene encoding membrane protein insertase YidC has translation MDRNQLIGLVLISAMLVGYLYFFGEQPKPEETISEAPAEQIENNTEKNNSGSEERMPESSPVNVGDSTELQADSISVQEKAGKWGALYANTEGKEKYYVLENEVFKIKISNKGAGIKEVVLKKHVTYEKQALVLLDSANHQMDWLLTSVEGKTLNLSDLYYSGKLTESEEFSILSLSASASKGSIKHIFKISPKSYVVDYKIQVNGLNDLIANKNVQFYWQEDLKRFENVIDQSRNHTAVNYYNTKGDFEEVTNDADAEKVIEKGVNDVKWLSMKQKFFNSGLISSLPMQNGEFSSEFDPNDSSTVKSQTASIEIPFQMFSDEEQSFQFYFGPNNFSILKKVTEGYGENVYLGWTIFASVNKYTVVPFFNFLENYISNYGLIILILVFVVKLILSPLSYRSYVSMAKMKVLRPEIEQIKEKIGDDQQKVQMETMQLYQKFGVNPLSGCVPMILQIPVLFALFNFFPNSVELRQKSFLWAHDLSTYDSILDLPFNIPFYGDHVSLFTLLMTLSTLAYTYVQNQNNPMQQQGPMKTMQYFFPVMIMFFLNNFSSGLTYYYFLSNVITIAQQLLIARFIDDKAIRDKLETKKEKRSNKKKSGFSARLEEAMKAQQQKQKNKGKGGRKK, from the coding sequence ATGGATAGAAATCAATTAATCGGACTTGTTCTGATTTCCGCGATGCTCGTGGGATATCTTTATTTCTTCGGTGAACAGCCAAAACCCGAAGAAACTATTAGCGAAGCACCTGCTGAGCAAATAGAAAATAATACTGAAAAAAATAATTCAGGCTCAGAAGAGCGAATGCCTGAGAGCAGCCCTGTTAATGTAGGAGATAGCACTGAGCTGCAAGCCGATAGCATTTCGGTACAGGAAAAAGCGGGGAAATGGGGTGCACTCTATGCCAACACAGAGGGTAAAGAAAAGTACTATGTACTTGAAAATGAAGTATTCAAAATTAAAATCTCAAACAAGGGTGCAGGAATAAAAGAAGTTGTACTCAAAAAGCACGTTACTTACGAAAAACAAGCTCTGGTGCTTTTGGATTCGGCCAATCACCAAATGGATTGGTTATTGACATCTGTTGAGGGTAAAACACTCAATTTGAGTGACCTTTATTACAGTGGTAAACTGACGGAAAGCGAAGAGTTCAGTATACTAAGCCTGAGTGCCAGCGCATCCAAAGGTTCGATTAAGCACATTTTTAAAATCAGTCCGAAATCTTATGTGGTGGATTACAAAATTCAGGTGAATGGACTAAACGACTTAATCGCCAATAAAAATGTTCAATTCTATTGGCAGGAAGACCTCAAGCGCTTTGAAAATGTAATTGATCAAAGTCGAAACCATACCGCGGTCAATTATTACAATACCAAAGGTGATTTTGAAGAAGTCACCAATGATGCCGATGCCGAGAAGGTTATAGAAAAAGGAGTGAACGATGTGAAATGGCTCTCGATGAAACAGAAGTTTTTTAATTCGGGACTCATTTCAAGCCTTCCTATGCAAAATGGTGAATTCAGTAGTGAATTTGACCCCAATGATTCGAGCACCGTCAAATCGCAAACTGCAAGCATTGAAATTCCCTTTCAGATGTTTTCCGACGAAGAGCAATCCTTTCAGTTTTATTTTGGACCAAATAACTTTTCCATACTTAAGAAAGTTACCGAGGGCTATGGGGAAAATGTTTATCTCGGTTGGACAATTTTCGCATCGGTCAACAAATACACCGTTGTCCCCTTCTTCAATTTTCTTGAAAACTATATAAGCAATTACGGATTGATCATTCTGATCCTGGTATTTGTGGTAAAACTCATTTTGTCGCCACTCTCCTACCGCTCTTATGTTTCCATGGCCAAGATGAAAGTGCTTCGGCCGGAAATAGAGCAGATCAAGGAAAAAATCGGCGATGACCAGCAAAAAGTACAGATGGAAACCATGCAGCTGTATCAAAAATTTGGTGTAAATCCATTGAGTGGCTGCGTACCAATGATTTTACAAATTCCCGTATTATTTGCGCTCTTCAATTTCTTTCCCAATTCGGTAGAGTTAAGACAAAAAAGCTTTTTATGGGCCCATGATTTGTCGACCTATGACAGTATACTGGATCTGCCATTCAATATTCCTTTTTACGGAGACCATGTCAGTTTATTTACCTTATTGATGACCTTATCGACCTTGGCATATACCTATGTTCAAAATCAAAATAACCCGATGCAACAACAGGGGCCAATGAAAACGATGCAGTACTTCTTTCCGGTTATGATTATGTTCTTTTTGAACAATTTCTCTTCCGGATTGACTTATTACTATTTTCTTTCGAATGTAATTACAATAGCGCAGCAGCTTCTAATTGCGAGATTTATCGACGATAAAGCCATCAGAGATAAACTGGAGACTAAGAAGGAAAAGAGATCCAACAAAAAGAAATCCGGATTTTCTGCTAGACTTGAGGAGGCAATGAAAGCCCAGCAGCAAAAGCAAAAAAACAAGGGCAAAGGCGGAAGAAAAAAATAA
- the rpsA gene encoding 30S ribosomal protein S1 — protein sequence MSEEKVKETKTKKENPAPDQTKEQAAEKKSATTKKATEEKKAEVKAEAKAEKPKAEAKPKKETKKEESKAEAKAEPKKKEPAKDESKKEEAKPAAKKEAATPKAESTKEEATVEEPFSWDNLTEEGFGQEYSAKEREEMAKMYEGTINQVEEKQLITGSVVGITAKDVILNIGYKSDGLVSLSEFKDLPDLKVGDDVEVYLETQEDKSGQVVISRRKANIVKAWEAIQNSHEKDSVIEGFVKRRTKGGLIVDIFGIEAFLPGSQIDVKPIRDFDVFVGKTMEVKVVKINYSNDNVVVSHKVLIEKDIEAQKAEILNNLEKGQVLEGIVKNMTNFGVFIDLGGVDGLLHITDISWGRINHPEEVLKLDEKVQVVVLDFDDGKKRISLGMKQLSEHPWDSLPKEIEVGSKVKGKIVNVADYGAFLEIQPGVEGLIHVSEMSWSQHLRNPQDFINVGDEVEAVVLTIDREERKMSLGIKQLTEDPWTKAEILEKYAIGTRHVGVVRNLTNFGLFIELEEGIDGLVHVSDLSWTKKIKHPSEFVKVNDELEVVVMELDVENRRLALSHKHIEENPWDAFESVFTRGSEHQGTIIELNDKGARIELQYGIEGAALPKHLAKEDGSNAQVGETLKFNVLDFNKDERRISLSHTKTWKEEDAGSTEKKPAAKPARKTSKAVRNVNSSTEKTTLGELEALSALKEQMEQDKEDKIKAAAKKPSAKTAAVKKEEAPKAKAKTKTKEKASKKEEEDSEKK from the coding sequence ATGTCAGAAGAAAAAGTAAAAGAAACAAAAACCAAAAAGGAAAACCCGGCTCCGGACCAAACGAAGGAGCAAGCTGCTGAAAAAAAATCAGCAACGACTAAAAAGGCTACGGAAGAAAAAAAAGCTGAAGTAAAGGCAGAAGCAAAGGCAGAAAAGCCAAAAGCGGAAGCAAAGCCTAAAAAAGAAACTAAAAAGGAGGAGTCAAAGGCAGAAGCTAAGGCCGAACCAAAGAAGAAAGAGCCTGCTAAAGACGAATCTAAAAAAGAAGAAGCTAAGCCTGCAGCCAAAAAAGAAGCTGCTACTCCGAAAGCTGAAAGTACTAAAGAAGAAGCTACGGTTGAAGAGCCATTCAGCTGGGACAATTTAACCGAAGAAGGTTTCGGTCAGGAGTATTCGGCTAAGGAAAGAGAAGAAATGGCCAAGATGTACGAAGGTACAATCAATCAGGTCGAAGAAAAGCAATTAATTACAGGTTCTGTGGTAGGAATCACAGCTAAAGATGTGATCCTTAATATAGGATATAAATCAGATGGTCTGGTTTCATTGTCTGAATTCAAAGACTTACCGGATCTCAAAGTTGGCGATGACGTAGAAGTTTACCTTGAAACACAGGAAGACAAAAGCGGTCAGGTTGTCATCTCAAGACGAAAAGCAAATATTGTAAAGGCATGGGAGGCTATTCAGAACTCTCATGAAAAAGATTCTGTAATTGAAGGATTTGTTAAAAGAAGGACTAAAGGTGGATTGATCGTTGATATATTCGGTATAGAAGCATTCTTGCCGGGATCTCAAATAGACGTAAAGCCTATCAGGGATTTTGACGTTTTTGTTGGAAAAACAATGGAAGTCAAAGTTGTGAAGATCAATTATTCCAATGATAACGTTGTTGTATCTCACAAAGTCCTGATCGAAAAAGACATAGAAGCTCAAAAAGCTGAAATTCTAAATAACCTTGAAAAAGGTCAGGTGCTTGAAGGAATCGTTAAAAACATGACCAATTTTGGTGTATTCATCGATCTTGGAGGCGTTGACGGTCTTCTTCACATTACGGATATTTCATGGGGAAGAATAAATCACCCTGAGGAAGTATTAAAACTTGATGAAAAAGTTCAGGTAGTAGTACTTGATTTTGACGATGGTAAAAAACGAATCTCTCTTGGAATGAAACAACTTTCCGAGCACCCATGGGATTCTTTACCAAAAGAAATCGAAGTTGGATCAAAAGTAAAAGGCAAAATTGTAAATGTTGCTGATTACGGAGCTTTCCTTGAAATCCAGCCCGGAGTGGAAGGACTTATCCACGTTTCTGAAATGTCATGGTCTCAGCATTTGAGAAATCCTCAGGATTTCATCAATGTAGGAGATGAAGTTGAAGCAGTAGTTTTAACAATTGATAGAGAAGAAAGAAAAATGTCGTTAGGTATTAAGCAATTGACCGAGGATCCTTGGACAAAAGCTGAGATACTTGAGAAATATGCCATCGGAACAAGACACGTTGGTGTGGTGAGAAACCTAACCAATTTCGGACTCTTTATTGAATTGGAAGAAGGAATCGACGGTTTGGTTCACGTATCAGATTTGTCATGGACCAAGAAAATTAAACACCCTTCTGAATTCGTAAAGGTTAATGATGAACTAGAGGTGGTAGTAATGGAGTTGGATGTAGAAAACAGAAGACTTGCATTGAGCCACAAGCATATTGAAGAAAATCCATGGGATGCATTTGAATCAGTATTTACCAGAGGTTCAGAGCATCAGGGAACAATAATTGAGCTCAATGACAAAGGTGCGAGAATTGAACTTCAATATGGAATCGAAGGTGCGGCTCTACCAAAACATTTGGCTAAAGAAGACGGGTCAAATGCACAGGTAGGCGAAACATTGAAGTTCAATGTTCTTGATTTTAACAAGGATGAAAGAAGAATTTCATTATCGCATACTAAAACCTGGAAGGAAGAGGACGCCGGTTCTACAGAAAAGAAACCCGCTGCAAAACCGGCCAGAAAAACCTCTAAGGCAGTTAGAAATGTGAACAGTTCAACTGAGAAAACAACACTTGGTGAATTGGAAGCACTTTCTGCACTGAAGGAGCAAATGGAGCAGGACAAGGAGGATAAGATTAAAGCTGCAGCAAAAAAGCCAAGTGCTAAAACAGCAGCAGTTAAGAAAGAAGAAGCTCCAAAAGCCAAAGCGAAAACAAAGACTAAGGAAAAAGCCTCAAAGAAAGAAGAGGAAGATTCCGAAAAGAAATAG
- a CDS encoding ParA family protein, whose protein sequence is MGKIIAIANQKGGVGKTTTAINLAASLAVLDFKTLIVDADPQANSTSGTGLDPKEIQHGIYECMVDDISPVDCIMQTDIPSLDILPSHINLVGAEVEMINLEAREEIMKGVLNGIRGNYDFIIIDCSPSLGLITVNALTAADSVIIPIQCEYFALEGLGKLLNTIKIIQTRLNPELEIEGMLLTMYDVRLNLSNQVVEEVKTHFKHLVFKTIIPRNIKLSEAPSFGLPAIVHDAESKGAISYLNLAHEMLQSNGVKIGSKKMA, encoded by the coding sequence ATGGGAAAAATCATTGCAATAGCTAATCAAAAAGGAGGAGTTGGGAAAACTACCACAGCAATCAATTTGGCTGCAAGCCTTGCTGTATTGGATTTTAAAACACTAATAGTAGATGCCGACCCTCAGGCCAATTCTACTTCAGGGACAGGACTCGATCCCAAGGAAATACAACACGGCATATACGAATGCATGGTTGATGACATCAGCCCTGTAGATTGCATTATGCAAACGGATATTCCATCGCTTGATATTCTTCCATCACACATCAATTTGGTGGGAGCAGAAGTTGAAATGATCAACCTTGAAGCCAGAGAGGAAATAATGAAGGGCGTGTTGAACGGAATTCGTGGGAATTACGATTTTATAATTATCGACTGTTCCCCCTCGCTGGGTTTAATTACCGTCAATGCCCTAACCGCTGCCGACTCGGTGATCATTCCGATACAATGCGAGTATTTTGCCTTGGAAGGATTGGGTAAGCTATTGAATACCATTAAAATTATACAAACCCGTCTAAACCCCGAGCTTGAAATTGAAGGAATGTTGCTGACCATGTACGACGTCCGTTTAAATCTTTCAAATCAGGTTGTGGAAGAAGTTAAGACCCATTTCAAACACCTTGTTTTTAAAACCATTATTCCGAGAAATATAAAATTAAGCGAAGCGCCGAGTTTCGGTTTGCCGGCCATAGTTCATGATGCAGAAAGCAAAGGAGCGATCAGCTATTTAAATCTTGCGCATGAAATGCTTCAAAGCAATGGTGTCAAAATCGGTTCAAAGAAAATGGCATGA